The genomic window CTCAGCCCTCGCCTCACACCGACCTGGGCCTGCGGCCCCGGCCGGCGTTCAGCTCGAACTTAACTCAGCCCTCGCCTCACACCGACCTGGGCCTGCGGCCCCGGCCGGCGTTCAGCTCGAACTTCTATTTGGCTACGTTAAATCGGAAGTGGCAGATCTCGCCGTCTCGCACGACGTAGTCCTTGCCCTCCAAGCGGAACTGGCCCTTTTCCCGCACGGCCGCCATGGAGCCCTCGGCGCCGACCAGCTCGTTATAGCCCACCACCTCGGCGCGGATGAAGCCGCGCGCGATGTCGGAGTGGATGGCCGCCGCCGCATCCTGCGCGCGGGTGCCCCGCGGCACCGACCACGCCCGCACCTCGTCATCGCCCACCGTGAAGAACGAGAGCAATCCCAGGAGCCCGTAGCAGTCGCGAAGCACGCGCTTGATGGCGGGCTCGCTGAGCCCGAGGTCGGCGAGGAAGGCCGCCTGCTCCTCCCCCGCGAGCTGCGCCACTTCCGCCTCGATCACCGCGGAGACCCAGCCGACGGCGGTGCCGGGCCGGGCCGCGACCTCCTGGAGTCCGAAGCTCTCGACCAGGTTCGGGCCGCGGTCGATTTCCTTCTCAGAGAGATTGAGACAGTGGAGGATGGGCTTCTGCGAGAGAAACGTGAAGCCTCGGATGACCCGGGCATCGTCATCGGGCAGGGGGAAGGCGCGGATCGGTGTCTCGGCCTCGAGGGCGGGCTTGATCTCGAGGAGGGTGGACTGCTCCTTGACGTCGGCATCCGTCCGCTTCTTCTTGATCGAGGCCTCCAGGCGCTCGAGCCGCCGCTCCACCACCTCGAGGTCGGCGAGGATCAGCTCCGTCTCGAGGTCGGCAATGTCACCCTTGGGATTGGACGCGGAGCCCGTGGCATCGGCGAAGGCCCGCACCACGTGCAGCAGCGCGTCGGCATTCCTGAACTCCTTGGCATCGAGACCTTCGCGCTCGCCCTTGCTGATGCCGGCGAGATCCACAACCTCGAACGTGGCGAACGTCGTCTTCTTCGGCTTGAAGAGCGCGGAGAGGCGATCGACGCGCTCGTCCGGCACCCTGGCCACACCGGCATGCATCTCGCCGCGCGAGGCGCCAAAGGACGACGTGGCCACCGCCGAGCCCGTCAACAGGTTGAACAGCGAGGTCTTGCCGCTCTTGGGAAGGCCGACGAGCCCGATCTTCATCGAGGCCTCATGCTACCATAGCCGCTCTCGTGCCCGTACACCGCCCCCTCGATGTCAAAGGCGCCATCCTGGCGCTCGTCCTCGCCGTACTCTGGGGCGCCAATCCCGTGGCCATCAAGCTCGGTCTCGCCGACGTCGCTCCGGTCCGCATGGCCTTCTTCCGCTTCGCCGTCAGCGCCATCGTCATCTTCGGCTACGCGGTCGTCACGGGGCGCCGCGATGTTCTCCTGATTCCCAGGGGACAGGGCAAGCCGATCTGGTCTCTCGGCCTCCTCTGCGTCGTGCAGATCGCGCTCATGAACGTGGGCATCGACCGCACCACCGCCGCTCACGCCGTCATCATGGTGAACTCCTACGCGGTCCACACGGTCGTCTTCGCCCACTTCCTCCTTCCCGGCGATCGGCTCACCGGGCGCAAGCTCGTGGGTGTGCTGATCGCCTACAGCGGCGTGGTCATCCTCTTCGCTCCCGGTTTCACGGGCACGGGAGGGGCGCTCGTGGGAGATCTGATCATCGCGGTGAGCGCGCTCGTGCTGGCCGAACGCACCGTCTTTATCGCGAAGACCGTCCAGAGGGTGGACCCGGTGCGCCTCATGATGTACCAGTCGATCATCGGCGCCGCGGGACTCTTCCTCATGAGCCTGGTGTGGGATGTGGATCGGCCCACGCGCTGGACGGCCGGCCTCCTCCTGTCCATCCTCTACCAGGGAGCGCTCATCGGGGGATTCAACTTCGTCTTGAACGCGAAGCTCTTGCGGATCTACCAGCCCAGCGCGATGGCTACGGTGGCCCTGTCGACGCCCATCTGGGGCGTGCTGATTGCCGCAGCCATCGGCCGCGAGGGTCTGGCCCCCGAGCTCGTGCTCGCCTCCGCCATGGTGGCCGCCGGCATCGGCCTCACGACCCGGCGCTAGCGAGAACGGGCGGGCACGGAAGGTCACCGGCGGGAGAGCTCGTCTCCCTTCACAATTCTTTACACGCGACACACGCCCTCTTCACGCCGGGACGGCATACCTCGAGAACAAGAGGAAGGGGTGACCCGTCCAAGCTCCACGGGTCGAGAGGGTGACTCGATGAATCTGGGCCTGGCGGACAGGAGGACCACGGTCATGAAGAAGGTCATCGGTCTCGCGCTCATTGGCGTTCTGTCGCTCGGCCTTGTCGCCCCCGCCTTCGCAGACGGCGGGCGCGGCGGCTGGCATGGCCGCGGCGGCCACGGTTGGCGTGGGGGCGGCGGCCACGGTTGGCATGGAGGCGGCGGCCACGGTTGGCGTGGCGGCGGCGCCCACGGCTGGTGGGGCCCCGGCGCGGTGATCGGCGGTCTCCTCATCGGCTCGGCCATCGTCGCGGCCTCGGTCCCGCGAGTCGTGTACCCTGCTCCGGTCTATCCGGAGCCCGTCTACGTGGCGCCTCTGCCGACCTATTACCCGCAGACCCAGGTGTATGCCGCGCCGGTGCGGCGGGACGTCTGCTACCCGACCGGCTGCTATCGCTTGTACGGCGACGGCGTGACCGTCGCCTACCAGTGGGTGTGGGAGCCCAGTCCCGCGGCCCCCGTCCCACCGGCGCCGCCGGCACCGCCTTACCGCTGAGCGAGGTCCTGAAGACGGCACCGGAGCTCTGACGCTTCGAACGCACCAGAGCTCCGGCGCCAGGTCTCTCCTCTTCCTCAACTCTCTTCGATCGCTCGGGTGAGGCCAAGCCCGGACCTGACTTTCGGTCTTCCTGCCCTCCGCGGGGTATCATCGCCCCATGCGGCGCCTGTGGGCGGTCCTGCTCGTCCTCGCCTGCGCGCCCACTCTTCTCGCCCAGTCTCACGCCCAGCCGTCCGAATCGTCACGAGCGCTCGAGGCCCTGGCCGTGCCCATCTATCAGCAGCTCGCGGCGCTCAAGGGCATGAGCGCGCCGGGCAACCCGCCCCCCGTGCTCCTCCGCTCCCGCGAGGACAATCGCCGATTCATGGAGCAAGAGATGAACCGGCGCTACTCCCCCGCGCGCATCGAGGCCGAGCGCAAGACGCTGGTCGCCTGGGGACTGATCCCGGCGGACTATGATCTGCGCACGCTCTTCCTCGATCTCATGCAGGAGCAGATCTCCGCGTACTACGACCCCCGCGCGAAGGTCATGGTGGTGGGCGACTGGCTCCCCCCCGAGCAGCAGCGGGCCGCCCTCATCCACGAGCTCGTGCATGCCCTCCAGGATCGTGAGATCGCCCTCGAGGGCTTCATCTCGCCTGACCCGGGGCGGGGCGATCAGCTTCTCGCTCGTCAGGCGCTGATCGAGGGCGAGGCGGTGGCGCTGACCATCGATTTCCTCCTCAAGGCCCAGAACATGGACATCACGATGCTGCCTGATCTATCCAATACCCAGGGTCTCATCGCCACCAGTGCGGGCGGGCCCATGATCGCCAAGGCGCCCAAGTTCCTCCGCGACCTCTTGCTCTTCCCGTATCTCGAGGGCGTCGGCTTCGCGTACCAGCTTCGCAAGACCCACCCCTGGTCGGCCATGAGCGCCCTCTACCGCGATCCGCCCCGCTCCACCGCGCAGATCATGGACCCGGCCAAACGCATCGGCTCGCTCCGCGAGGACCCGGTGGCCGTCAACCTCCCGGACCTCGCCGGGCTGCTTCCGGGCGGGACGCTCGTGTCCGAGGACGAGGTAGGCGAATTCGGGCTGGGCGCGGTGATCGCGCTCCATCTGGGCGAGATCGAGGGGCGACGCGCCGCCGTGGGCTGGCGCGGAGATCGATTCCAGGTCTGGGAGGACGCGGGCGGGCACTTTCTCATCGCCTGCCTGGTCGTGATGCGCGATGAGCAGATGGCGGCCACCCTGGCCGGCCACCTGCGCGATTTCGTCGCCCGGCGGCACCCAGGGCTCGCGGCCAAGATGCGGGCCGGAGGCGGAGGCGCCACGACGTGGAGCGAAGGCGGCCGCGCCTCGCTGGTCGACCGTCGGGGCAGCAAGGTGCTGCTGCTCGAGCAGGTGCCCGCGGCCACCGTCGAGCGCGTGCGCGACACCATCTGGCGCTCCCGCACCGCGGGTCCCCGGCGGTAGAATACCCTCATGCCGAGCCAGCCCTCCAGGCAGCTCGAGGTCGTAGCGAATCCGCACCCGGACCGCGACTACGAGGTCGCGCTCGAGATCCCGGAGTTCACGTGCCTCTGCCCCATGACGGGACAGCCCGACTTCGCCACCATCCGCATCCGGTACGTGCCGGACCTGCACCTCGTCGAGCTCAAGAGCATCAAGCTCTACATCTGGTCCTACCGGAACGAGGGCGCCTTCCACGAGGACGTGACCAACCGCATCCTCAATGACTTCGTGGCGGCGGCGAACCCGCGGTGGATCGAAGTGGTGGGCGGCTTCGGCGTGCGCGGCGGGATCAAGACGGTCGTTCGCGTGGCGCACGGCAAGCGGCCGGAGATCTGAGCGGGGGCGGCCATGAGCACGGTCCCCATGAAGACCGTGCGCCGGCCCTTCCTCACCGCGCGCTGGTCCAATCTCGCCATCCTCACCTGGGAGGTGGCGCCCGCCCTCCTCGAGCCTCACCTGCCCGCGGGTCTCGAGCTCGATCGGCGCGACGGCGCGGTGTTCGCCAGTCTCGTGGCCTTCGACTTCCTCGACACCCGGGTTCTCGGTGTCCCCTGGCCGGGCTTCACGAGATTCCCGGAGGTGAACCTTCGCTTCTACGTCCGGCGGGGGGAGCGTCGCGGCGTCGTCTTCATCCGCGAGTTCGTGCCGCAGGCCGTCGTGGCCTGGGTGGCCCGCGCCTTCTACAACGAGCCGTACCTCGTGGCCCCCATCGAGAGCGGCGTGGGCGAGGAGCCTCCGGGGATCGTGACGGTACGCCGGCTTCGCTGGCGCGGGCGGGCTCAGAGCATCGAGGTCACGGGCGGTAAGCCCGCCTTCCGGCCCCCCGAGGACAGCGTCGAGCATTTCTTCAAGGAGCACGAGTGGGGCTTCGGCCGGGACCGGCGCGGCCGCACCGTGGCCTACCGGGTGCGCCATCCCGTCTGGGATGTCTACCCGGTGCGCGCGTGGACCATCGACTTCGATGCGGAAACGGTGTACGGACCGGGCTGGGGCTTGCTGTCCAGCGAGAAGCCCGCCTCCGTCATCCTGGCCGCCGGCTCGGCAGTGTCGGTCTACTCCGCCGAGCGCCTCTAGTTCTTCTTCTCGGAGTCGGTGGCCTCGATGGTCACCGTGTCGCCCACCAGCACGAAGGTGACCTGGCCGTTCTTGGCCTTGTAGGTCCACTTCTCGATGGGCCCGAGCTTGCTGATATCGTCCGGCTTGCCCAGGGCCTTCTCCAGCGCGGCGCGCGTCTTGACATCCTTCGCCTTGAGGACGATGTCTTCCTTGGTCGAAGGTCCACAGCCGGCCAGGACAAAGGCGAGAAGGAGGCAGGAGCCGAGGGCGATCATGCGTCTGGTCATGCCGTCACCTCCAACAGTTGAGTTAAATTACCTACCGTCCGAGTAATTCAAAATCCCCATGCACTCACCAGGAACTGTTCCGCTTCGAGCGCCGGCTTCGCCGGCGCAAGCTGTTCTTGGGGGGAGGTGTCGGAAGGGGGGCGGAGCCCCCCTCCGAGCTACCTAGGCCGCCAGCGACAATAACACGACGCCCGCCAGCATGACGATGGCCCCGGGGACGATCTCGCGCACCTTCTGCTTCTCCCCGAAGATCAGGGCCCCGATGCCGAGGGCGAAGAGGATCTCCACCTGCTTCACGGCCTCGACGTAGGAGGACAGGGTCAGCAGATACGCGTGGCCCTGGGTCACCGTGGTCAGGGCGGCGAAGAGACCGAACGACACGAAGGCCATCCAGTGGCGCGGTACGGCCACGAAATACCTCCGTGACGTCACGAGCACGACGGGGGTGACGAGGAGGCTGGCCGCGAGGTAACCGCCCAGCGTGCCCATGTAGGGATCGGAGAGCTGCATCGCCCACTTGATGGTGATGACGGACGGGGCGAAGAAGAGCGGAGCGAGGAGCGTGTAGCGCAATCCACGATCCGTGAAGAGCACGGCGAGGGGCGCCCACCACGAGATGTGCGCCCGCTGCACGTTCAGGAGATACACCCCGCTCACGCTGACGAGGATGCCCGCCACCCCGATAAAATTCGGCTCTTCCTTGAGGGTGACGTAGCCAAGCCCCACCAGGATGAGCAGGCTGATCTTCCAGAGCGCGGTCACCATCGAGATCGGGGAGAGCTTGAGCGCCTTCGACAGGGCCATGGTCGAGATGATCTGGCAGACAGCGAAGAGGAGGCAGGCCCAGACGAATCCCGGCTCGATCTGCGGAGGACCGTGCCACAGGACGAACAGCGCGGCGAAGGGCAGCAAGAAGGTGAAGCGACCCCAGACCGTCATGTACTCGTCCAGCTCGTGGCCCAGCCGCTTCATCACCGTGTTCCGGAGCACCTGGCAGAGCGCGGCCGTCAGCGCCAGGGCCTCCCACATGCGGCCGAGTCTACACGAGCACTCCGGGATACTTCGAGGGATTCGTCGGGAATCCTGGGAAGAGCGGCGCGGAAGCGGGAATCCCCAGGTGGCGGCTCGCCACTTCGGCGAAGAGATTTCGGAAATCCGTCGTCACCGCGAGATCTCGTCCCTCGTACAGCTGCTCCGGAGCCAGTCCCGGCCAGCGCCCATAGGCGCGGCCCCCTTTGATGGCGCCGCCCAGTACCAGCATGGCCGTAGCATGGCCGTGGTCGGTGCCGCGATTGCCATTCTCACGCACGGTGCGCCCGAACTCGGACATGGTCAGGATCACCACGTCGGCCATCCGATCCCCGAGATCACGATAGAGCGCGGCCAGGCCGTCCGAGAATTCCGTGAGGCGGTTTGCCAGCTGTCCCCGCTCGTTGCCCTGCGCGGCATGGGTGTCCCAGCCACCCATGTCGGCGAAGGCGACCTGGAGCCCGACGTCGGCCTTGATGAGCTGGGCGATCTGCTTGAGGTTGTCGCCGAACTTTCCCCGGGGATACTGGGCGCCGTTCTCGGGCTGGAAGCGCTCGAGCTTGGCCGCCTTGAGCATCTTGACGGCCTCAAAGGTTTCGCGGCCGGTGCCGTGCAGGATGTCCTTGACGCCCTTCTCGTAGAGGGACTCGAAGCCGGCGCGCGCATTGAGCCCGCTCCCCCCGCCCCCCATGCCCTGCTTCACATCGAAATCGCCCGCGCTGCCCATGGCGATGGCGCCGATATCGCCCCGAAGCGTCCGGGGCATCTGTGAGCCCATGGCCACGGCACGGAATGGCGAGACACCCGCAGGGGGAGCGGCTTGCAGCCCCCGCGCCAGCCAGCCGTCCGGCGTGGTCTTCACCCCGGGCGTCCCCGACTCCATGTAGTCCTGCGCGTCGAAATGCGAGCGCGTGGTGTCCGGCGACCCGCAGGCGTGGACGAGGGCGAGGTGCCGGTCATCCCAGATCGGCTTGAGCGAGGCCATGGACGGATGGAGTCCGAAGAAGCCGTCGAGGTCGAGGCTGCCCTGGCCGCCACCCGGGCGCGCGATGACGATGCTCCCGCGTGAGCCGTAGTAGTTGGGATCGCCGTGGGGGACAACCATGCTCAGCCCGTCCACGGCGCCCCGCTGGAAAATCGCGATGAGGGTCTTGGGTCGGGTGGCCGCGTCCTGTGCGTGGGCCGTGCGGACGAGAAATCGCGGCATGGCACCCAGACCGAGCAGGGCCATCGCCCCGCCTTTCATGAACGCGCGTCGGGTGCAGGGGCAGTCCATGGGCCCTATCTCCGCTGGAATTCCGGCGAGCCCAGGACGAGGGCCGCGAGCTTGTCGACATCAGTATTCGCGGCTGGCCGGCCCCCCGCCGCCTTCCGGTCGTCGGGGGTGGCGCGGATGATCTCCGGGTTGTCGAGCTGAGCGGCGAGCACGGTGCGCGTTTCCGGCCTCACCTGTCCCTGGAGCAGCGAGGCGAGGAGGGCGTCCAGAACCTGCTGGGGCTTGTGGCGGTCGGCGGTGCCGAGGGCGCGGCCGAGATCCACCTGAACGCCCGGAATGCGGTTCTGCGCGAGGGCGAGGGCGAAGTTGAGCCGGTTCAGCAGCGCGCCCGTATTGACCCAGGCCTCCGCCACGTCCGGATAGCCCGTGGGCGGCTGCTGCTGATACAGGGGCTCGCCCAGCTTGGCCACCTGCATGGCCAGCGCGAGACCGCCGCCCACCTGCTGGCTGCCCGGCTCGCCCGGCGGGGCGATCTCGCCGCCCGCGGCCCGGACCGCGCTCGCCACGAGCTCGATCGGCTTCTTGATCTTGGCGCCGTAGGCGCCCGCCGAGAAGAACTCCGGCGACGAGACGATGGTGGCCACGACCTTGCGGATGTCGCCGTCGGTATCGCGGAAGGTCTGGGCGGCCCGCTCGACGAGGGCGGGCGGCGGCTCGTCACTCACGAAGCGCCGGACGAGCTTGGTCGCGATGAACCGGGCCGTCGCGGGATGCCGCGAAAGAATGTCGATGACGCGGATGCCGTCCTGCTCGCCGCCGAAGGCGGGCAGGACATGGCCGAGCACCTTCTTGGCGCCCTGGTCATGCGCGGCGGTCTGGAACAGGAAGGTGCCCTTCTCGCGCGGCCGCTCGATGGACCAGCCGGTGAAGGCCCGGGCCACCTCGAGCACGTCCTCCTGCGTGTAGCCGCCGTCCACCCCGAGAGTGTGGAGCTCCATGATCTCGCGCGCGTAGTTCTCGTTCAGGCCCATCTTGCGGCCCTTGTTCGGGCCAAAGACCACCACGAGGTCGGGGCGGGTCGACATCCAGTTGTCGAGATAGAAGAGCATGGCGGGGTGACGGGCCGTGGCGAGCAGGAGGTCGCGGAACTTGCCGAGCGCGTAGGGGCGGATGGCCGTGCGCTCGTAGTCGGCCACCATCCACTTCACCGCGCCCTTGCGGACGTCGACGTTGAAGTGGTTGAACCAGAAGTCCGTCATGACCTCCTCGAGCTGTCGCTCCGACATCACGGCGCGCGTGAGCTTGGCGGCCTGCAACTCGGCCGGAATGCGGAAGGGGCGTCTCTCCGGCGGCGCCATCTGCCGCATCTCCTGCTGCGTCATCTCCCCGGACTGGACCTTGGCCAGGAGCTTCGGATCGGGCTCCGGGTAGGCCAGGACGAGCTCGGGCACGCTTCTCGTCAGGGTCGGGAATGCCTGGAGGGCGGCCTCGACGCGCTCGTCCGGGATCCGCGACGGCTCGAGCTGGCGCTCTATCCACTTCGCGAGCCCCATCTGCCGCACGCGCTCCACGTCGCCCGCCCGTGGACCATAGCCGAGCCGGTTCAGCACGTGCACGATCCGTTGCTCTTCGGTGAGGGTGGTCGCGGGGAGCGCGACGCGCACTGCCGGAGGAGGCTCGGGGGGGGCCGCGGGCACCGCCGCTTGCTTGTGCAGAGGCGCGTTCGAGCAGGCGGACCCGGCCAGGACCGCGAGGGCAACGAGGGGCAGCCTGCCGATGCGTGCTCTCATGATGCCTCCTGTCCAGCTAGGACGGCGGGGTGTATCGCTTCGTTTACACCCCTTCAGGCACCCTATCAAAGATAGCCATAGGCCGACCAGCCCCCGTCAGCGGTCAGGATCTCCCCGGTGATGAAGGAAGCAGAGGATGACGCCAAAAACACCGCTACTTCGCCGATTTCCTCGGGCCTGCCGATGCGGCCCATGGGGGTCCGCCGAGCGAGCTTGTCCGGGTCGAGGATGCCCCGGGCCGCGAGGCTCTTGATGAAATCGGTCTCGACATACCCGGGGGCTATCGCATTGACCCGCACTCCGCGCGCGGCCCACTCGATGGCCATCACCCGGGTCATCATGTTGAGCCCGGCCTTGGACACGCAATAGGCCAGGCGCTCGGGGAAGGGCACCGAGCCGTTCATGCTGCTCACGTGGATGATGCATCCATCGCCGGCGGCCAGCATGTCTCCCACGATCTCCTGGGTGAGGACCAGACAGCACGTCAGGTTGAGATCCATCGTGTAGCGGTAGTCGGCCTCGGGCAGGCTCTCCGATGGCGCCACGCGGGGCTGGCCGGCATTGTTCACGAGGATGTCGATCCGACCGCCCAGGGCGGCGCGCGATTCCTTGGCCAGGCGCCTGACCTCGTCCGTGCGGGAGAGATCGGCCGCGATGGCAATGGCGCGCTCGCCCAGCTCGCGGGCCGTGCGCGCGCAATCCTCCGCGCTTCGCGAGTTCACGATCACGCGCGCCCCCTCGCGCGCATACGCGCGCGCGATGCCGAGCCCTATTCCCTTGGTCGAGCCCGTGATCAGGGCAGCCTTGCCTTCAAGTCTCCCCGGCATGAATTCAGAGTCAGCGCTTCACCGTCTGGAGAAATCCCAGGACGGCGCGGTTGAAGGCTTCCCAGCATTCGATGGTGAAGCCATGACCGCCGGAGATCAGCTTGAGCTGCGCCTTGGGAATGAGGCCCGCGAGCACGCGCGAGAAGGCCGGCAGTGTCAGGTTGTCGTCCCGGCCGACGAGCACCAGGGTCGGCACGCGGATCTTCTTGATGTCCTTGAGGCGGGAGCCGTTCCATTCGAGGATGCCCTGCCCCTGGCGTTGAATCGCCTCGGGCTTGGTCGGGAACGGGTACTCGAGCGCGCGCTTGACGGCGGCGTCCACCTGGCCCTGATCGGCGAGAAAGGCGGGCGTGTAGAGCCAGGGCATGAGGAGATAGCGGAAGCGCGACTCGGCAACGAGCTCGCCCCACAAGGCCATCCAGGATCGGACGATGTGCAGGAAGCGGCCATCGCCCTGCGCCCAGGTGCCGCACAGGCCGAGGCTTCGCACTCGCTGGGGGTGGCGGATGGCGAGCTCCACGGCGATGGTGCCGCCCATGGAGTGACCGACGACGTGAGCCCGCGGAATGCCCAGGTGCTCGAGCACGGCCGCGGCATCGTCGGCCATCTGGGAGGTGGGATACACAGGCGCCTCGGGCATGTCCGTCTCCCCCACCCCGCGATTGTCGAAGGTCACGACCTGGTAGTGGGGAGACAGCCCCTTGACCTGGAAGAGCCAGTTGGCCGCGGGGGCGGAGAGCCCGTTGATGAGCAGGATGGGATCGCCCTCCCCGGACGTTTCGTAGTGGAAGCGGATCCCGTTCAGCGTGGCGTAAGGCATACGTGGCAACCCTCTCGATCCGCTCTCCGCTCTGCGGAGGCGGAGCTACGGCCATGGGCGGCGTCAGATGACGACGGTGACCTTGATGGACTCGGGCGAGCGATGCGCGGCAAAGGCCTCCTGGATTCGATCGAGGGGGAAGCGGTGCGTGACGAGCCGGTCCACCTTGACCACGCCCGTGGACAGGAGTCGGACGGCCTCCGGGAACTCTTGCTGGTAGATCATGGACCCGATGATCGTGAGCTCGCGGCGCACGACGCCGAAGAAGCTCACCGTCGACGGCTCGTGAGGGAGCCCGGTGAGGACGAGCCGGCCCCCGGGATGCACGAGCTCGAGCGCCTGCTCGACGGCCGCCCCCGTACCGGCCGTCTCGATCAGCACATCCACCCCCTCGCGGCCAGAAAATCCCCGCGCGACCTCGGGAGCGCGGCCCGAGCTCGTGGTCGTGAACTCGTCGGCGCCCAGCTCACGCGCGAGACGCTCCCGCCGATCGGTGCGTCCGACCGCGAGCACCTTGAGCCCCCTGGACTTCAGCACCTGAATAGCGAGAAGCCCGAGCGCTCCCATCCCGAGCACGGCCGCCGTCTCCCCGCTCCGGGTCTCGCCCCGTCCCACCGCACGGACGACCACGGCCAGCGGCTCGGCCAGCAGGAGCTGATCGTCGCTGATCTCGGCCGGGGCGGGCCAGCAGCAGCGCGCGGGCAGCCGCGCCTGCCCCGCGAAGCCGCCGTCCACGTCGATGCCGATGGCGGTGCGCGAGAGGCAGAGATTCCTGTTGCCTTCGCGACAGAGCGCGCAGTGGCCGCAGGAGTAATTGGGCTCGACGGCGACCTTCTGCCCGGGCCGGATGTTGGTGACGTCGGGGCCGACGGCCACGATCTCGCCGATGAACTCGTGGCCCATGACGCGCGGATAGCCGACGGCACGATCGCCGTTCCAGATCCGATAGTCGGTGCCGCACAGGCCCGAGGCGAACACCCGCACCACGGCCTCGCCGGGACCGGGCGGCGGCAGGGCGCGCGGTTCGACACGCACGTCCCTGGGTCCGTGGAGGACGGCGGCTTGCATGGCGTTCATCCTAGCGGCTGTCCTCAGTCACGGCAAGTTCACGCCCGTCAACCCGCGGTGTGGCCGCCGTCGAGAAATATGGTCTGGCCGGTCATGTAGTCGGAGGCGGGCGAGGCGAGATAGATGACGAGCGGACCGATCTCCTCGACTCTCCCGGTCCGTCTGAGGGGTACGTCCCGGAGCAGTCTCTCGCGCACTTTGGAATCGGCAAACGCCTCGCTGTTCATATCGGTGACGAACCAGCCGGGCGCCACGGCATTGACCTGGATATTGAAGCGCGCCCACTCCACGGCCAGGGCTTTCGTGAGCGCGATGACTCCGCCCTTCGAGGCGGAGTAGGCGGCGTAGCCGGACAGTCCCGCCACTCCGAGGACGGAGGCGAGGTTGATGATCTTGCCCGACTTCTGAGCGATGAGCCGGGCCGCCGCCGCCCGACAGCCATTGAAAACGCCGACGAGGTTGACCTCGATGGTGCGCCGGAACTCCTCGGGCGCCATCTCGGCAAAGGGCCGGACGCCGGCGATGCCCGAGTTGTTGACGAGGATGTCGAGACGTCCGAGGCCCTGGGCCGCGCTTTCCACGAGAGCCTCGACCTGATCATAGGCCGTCACGTCGGTGGGCAGGATCAAGGCCTTCCGGCCGAGCCGCTCGACTCCGCGCGCGGTCTCGGCCAGCTCCGCCTCCGCGCGCGCGGCGAGGGCGACATCAGCGCCCGCCTCGGCGAGGGCGAGGGCCATGGCACGGCCGAGGCCGCGGCTCGCCCCCGTGACAATGGCCGCCTTGCCGTCGAGCCGGAGGGCCTCGAGGGCCATCCTATGCGTACAGGGAATCGAGGGCCGCCCGGTGCTTGTCGCTGATCACCTTCCGCTTGACCTTGAGGGTGGGCGTGAGCGCCCCGTTCTCCACGGTGAAATCTTCCGGGAGGACGAGAAACTTCTTGATCTTGGCGTAGGACTGCAGCTCGGAGTTCTTCTCATCGACCGTGCGCTGCACCCGCTCGAGGATCTTGGGATGCTTGACGAGCACGGCCGGCTCGGCGGCCAGGATGCCCTGGTCGCGCGCGAACTTCGTCAGCTCCTCGGCGTTGAGGGTGATCAGGGCCACGGGATAGGGGCGGCGGTCGCCGTGGACCATGGCCTGGCTGATGAAGGGGTCGGCCTTGAGCAGGTTCTCGATGTTCTGGGGCGCGATGTTCATGCCGCCCGCCGTGACGATGAGGTCCTTCTTGCGGTCCGTGATGAAGAGAAAGCCGTCCTCGTCGAAGCGGCCGATGTCGCCGGTGGCGAACCAGCCGTCGGGCAGAAAGACTTCGCGAGTCGCCTCGGCCTTCTTGAAGTACCCCTTGGCGATATTGCCGCCACGGCCGAGGATCTCGCCGTCCGGCGCGATCTTCACCTC from Candidatus Methylomirabilota bacterium includes these protein-coding regions:
- a CDS encoding DUF1501 domain-containing protein; this translates as MDCPCTRRAFMKGGAMALLGLGAMPRFLVRTAHAQDAATRPKTLIAIFQRGAVDGLSMVVPHGDPNYYGSRGSIVIARPGGGQGSLDLDGFFGLHPSMASLKPIWDDRHLALVHACGSPDTTRSHFDAQDYMESGTPGVKTTPDGWLARGLQAAPPAGVSPFRAVAMGSQMPRTLRGDIGAIAMGSAGDFDVKQGMGGGGSGLNARAGFESLYEKGVKDILHGTGRETFEAVKMLKAAKLERFQPENGAQYPRGKFGDNLKQIAQLIKADVGLQVAFADMGGWDTHAAQGNERGQLANRLTEFSDGLAALYRDLGDRMADVVILTMSEFGRTVRENGNRGTDHGHATAMLVLGGAIKGGRAYGRWPGLAPEQLYEGRDLAVTTDFRNLFAEVASRHLGIPASAPLFPGFPTNPSKYPGVLV
- a CDS encoding alpha/beta hydrolase — encoded protein: MPYATLNGIRFHYETSGEGDPILLINGLSAPAANWLFQVKGLSPHYQVVTFDNRGVGETDMPEAPVYPTSQMADDAAAVLEHLGIPRAHVVGHSMGGTIAVELAIRHPQRVRSLGLCGTWAQGDGRFLHIVRSWMALWGELVAESRFRYLLMPWLYTPAFLADQGQVDAAVKRALEYPFPTKPEAIQRQGQGILEWNGSRLKDIKKIRVPTLVLVGRDDNLTLPAFSRVLAGLIPKAQLKLISGGHGFTIECWEAFNRAVLGFLQTVKR
- a CDS encoding glucose 1-dehydrogenase; translation: MPGRLEGKAALITGSTKGIGLGIARAYAREGARVIVNSRSAEDCARTARELGERAIAIAADLSRTDEVRRLAKESRAALGGRIDILVNNAGQPRVAPSESLPEADYRYTMDLNLTCCLVLTQEIVGDMLAAGDGCIIHVSSMNGSVPFPERLAYCVSKAGLNMMTRVMAIEWAARGVRVNAIAPGYVETDFIKSLAARGILDPDKLARRTPMGRIGRPEEIGEVAVFLASSSASFITGEILTADGGWSAYGYL
- a CDS encoding DUF1800 domain-containing protein, translating into MRARIGRLPLVALAVLAGSACSNAPLHKQAAVPAAPPEPPPAVRVALPATTLTEEQRIVHVLNRLGYGPRAGDVERVRQMGLAKWIERQLEPSRIPDERVEAALQAFPTLTRSVPELVLAYPEPDPKLLAKVQSGEMTQQEMRQMAPPERRPFRIPAELQAAKLTRAVMSERQLEEVMTDFWFNHFNVDVRKGAVKWMVADYERTAIRPYALGKFRDLLLATARHPAMLFYLDNWMSTRPDLVVVFGPNKGRKMGLNENYAREIMELHTLGVDGGYTQEDVLEVARAFTGWSIERPREKGTFLFQTAAHDQGAKKVLGHVLPAFGGEQDGIRVIDILSRHPATARFIATKLVRRFVSDEPPPALVERAAQTFRDTDGDIRKVVATIVSSPEFFSAGAYGAKIKKPIELVASAVRAAGGEIAPPGEPGSQQVGGGLALAMQVAKLGEPLYQQQPPTGYPDVAEAWVNTGALLNRLNFALALAQNRIPGVQVDLGRALGTADRHKPQQVLDALLASLLQGQVRPETRTVLAAQLDNPEIIRATPDDRKAAGGRPAANTDVDKLAALVLGSPEFQRR
- a CDS encoding alcohol dehydrogenase catalytic domain-containing protein — its product is MQAAVLHGPRDVRVEPRALPPPGPGEAVVRVFASGLCGTDYRIWNGDRAVGYPRVMGHEFIGEIVAVGPDVTNIRPGQKVAVEPNYSCGHCALCREGNRNLCLSRTAIGIDVDGGFAGQARLPARCCWPAPAEISDDQLLLAEPLAVVVRAVGRGETRSGETAAVLGMGALGLLAIQVLKSRGLKVLAVGRTDRRERLARELGADEFTTTSSGRAPEVARGFSGREGVDVLIETAGTGAAVEQALELVHPGGRLVLTGLPHEPSTVSFFGVVRRELTIIGSMIYQQEFPEAVRLLSTGVVKVDRLVTHRFPLDRIQEAFAAHRSPESIKVTVVI